From the Vibrio tubiashii ATCC 19109 genome, the window CTATTGCGAAACAGTGGCGTAAAATCTTCTTCTTGCAGTTCAGAGAGAGGAATGCGTAAGAGGGAGTCAGGTAGGGAGTCAATCTTCATCCACAGGATGTAGCTATTTTCTCCGAGCATCATACGAACATCAGTTGGCGAGCCAAGTTCATTGGTCATCTCTTCACTCATCAGGTCGATGCTCACCGCATGGTAATACTCTTCTGCCATTGGACTATCTTCAGCATGAACGGTTACCCCTAGCTGCTCCAATACACGCCTACGCAGAGGTGCATCCATAGCCAGGCCATCTGCTAGGGTGGCGGAATCATCCAGCATCAGATTAATTTCGTGGCCGAGGATTTTATTAAACTGCTGCAAGCTTGGCATCAGCGCGTAATTAAACACGGCGTAGTAAGAATAGACTTGGCTGGCAATAAGCAGAGTCAGAAAGATAAAAATGGATTGAGTAAATGAGCTGCGGATGCGCATAACACCTACCTTGAGAAAAGGTTAGTCTAAAACAAAGAGTGCGAGACTAAGTCTCGCACTCTATCAAATCATATTTTTGGTTACGCTTCTTTGCCATCTGGGACAAAAACATAACCTAGGCCCCATACAGTTTGGATGTAACGAGGTTTACTTGGATCGACTTCGAGCATACGACGTAGGCGAGAGATTTGCACGTCAATCGAACGTTCCATCGCTGAATATTCGCGGCCGCGGGCCATGTTCATTAACTTATCACGCGACATTGGCTCACGAGCATTGGTCACGAGAGCTTTCAGTACGGCAAACTCACCTGAAGTTAGCGGCATGGCTTCATCGCCACGGAACATTTCACGCGTACCTAGGTTTAAGCGGAAATCACCAAACTCAACCACTGACTCTTCACTACTTGGTGCACCGGGTAGCTCGGTCGTTTGACGGCGCAAGACTGCTTTAATACGTGCTAATAGTTCACGTGGGTTAAACGGTTTTGGTAAGTAGTCATCTGCCCCTACCTCTAGGCCGACGATACGATCGATCTCGTCTCCTTTTGCGGTCAGCATCAGAATCGGTAACGTGCTGTTGGCATTACGAAGGCGACGGCAGATCGATAGCCCGTCTTCGCCTGGTAACATCAGGTCTAGCACCATCAAATGGAAAGTTTCACGCGTTAGCAGGCGGTCCATCTGCTCACTGTTTGCAACACTACGAACTTGGAATCCTTGTTCAGACAAGTAACGCTCTAGTAGTGCACGAAGTCGTGCATCATCATCAACAACTAAGATCTTGTGATTTTCTTGCATGTAATGGGTCCACCTAGTTAATAAGCTTGCGCGACTTCAGGCTGTTGAAACAATCACCTTTATGCGCAACTTAAAATGTAACACTGTTCTTAAGCTATTGGTGCAAAGAATTGTTAACGTTTATTTCCTTTTTAGCTAATGTATATCGGAACTTCAATTTAATAACGTCAGAAATATGAAAACGAACCTAATAACAAGAGAAGGCTTTGATCGACTTAAAAAAGAGCTCGATTTTTTGTGGAAAGAAGAGCGTCCGGAAGTAACAAAAAAAGTGACTTGGGCGGCGAGTCTCGGTGATCGGAGTGAAAACGCTGACTATCAATACAACAAAAAGCGTTTAAGAGAGATAGATCGCCGCGTACGTTATTTGCGTAAGCGTCTAGAGCAAGTCAAAGTGGTTGATTACTCGCCGCAGCAAGAAGGCAAAGTGTTCTTTGGAGCTTGGGTTGAAATCGAGAACGAAGCAGGGGAAGTCAAAGCTTTTCGTATTGTCGGCCCTGACGAAATTTACGGTGACGCCAAAGGTTATATTTCGATTGATTCACCGATGGCGCGCGCCTTATTGAAAAAAGAAGTCGATGACGAATTCAGCGTTAAAACCCCAGAAGGTTACAAAGAGTGGTTCGTTAACACTATTCGCTACAGCGCTGAATAACAAAAAGTCCCGCGGGGCGGGACTTTTGGCTGTGATTATTTTTCGTAGTCGGGTTTTTCAGTAAGGATGTAATTGTGTTCACTGCCCACCACTGCGCCGTATTTGAGGAAGTTTTTACCTAATATCATGCTGTAGTGGAAACGGCTGCGGTCTTTCAGGTTGACCCGTATCTTCTTCTCGAGTTCGCCCAGTTTGACTTGCATTTCAACGACTGGGCGAATAGTCGGTTTCTCACCTTTTTTCGCCCTGATTTTCATACTATCGACGACCTCTAGGGTAAAGTCTTTCTCCATACCGAGATCATTTTGGTAGCTAAAACTGACCATAGGTTTGCCGTCTTTTTCAAACTGTTTGATGTTCTGCGCATTGATAGAGCTGACGTCTGCACCAGTATCGAGCTTAACGGGGAAGCTAAGACCTTCTACTTGCGCAACCTCGATATGACCTGCCTTAAATAGCGGGTAGGAATCGAGTAGATGATCAGTGCGAGTGTTTATGAGCACGCCATTTTTGGACATCTTCTGACCTATGATGAAGTAATCACTGGTCTCGTCTTCATCGAGCACATCAATGGCGTACGGCAGTTCAACTTTCTCGCCGTATAGGGTGAAGGTACCAAATACCACTGGGCGAGTGGAGTCACCGACTTTTAGGGTTTTATTGATCGGTTTAGAAAACTGCTTGGCCTCGCCGTTTTGGTCAGTGAGGTAGTAAGTTACCCACTCTTTGCCTTTCTTTTCAAAAATCTCGAAGCTTGCGACTTTTAGCAGCGGTGTTTTCACTACCAGTGATGGTTCTGCCGTTAATTCAATACCATCAAGCAATAGAGACTCCTCACCGGAAACCTGCATCGCTTTTGACTTGCTACTGATGGTTTTAGGCTTGCCTGATAACAAAGACGTCGCGCTAGTATCGATCATAAAGCGTCGATTGAGCGTGCCTTTGCCGAGACGTAGCTGTGAATTGAGTTTGCTACGGTCAGTTAAGTAGACGAACCAGTATTGAGTTTCAGCACCGTTAGTGTCGATTGGAACGAACACCATTGGGCGCTTTTTGCCACTCACGTTCAACATACGTACCAGTGGGAGTGTGAGTGTCTCGCTGCTGCCATTGCCATCTTCGACATCGAAAGAGACCAGTTGCTTGTTAGAGTCGATGTTTATATTGGTGGCATGCAGTGAAGAGTAGTTGTTTTGCAGTGAGTAGCTAATCTTCTGCTTTACGCCAGCGATTTCAACCGACTCTTTCTTACCAACAAGTTGCGCGTTCTTTTGCTCTTGAAGGTAATCGTAGCCTGCGTAAACCCAAGCGTTGTTATCGAGAAAAGTTTTGCCAATCAGAATTGGCGCTGAAAACTGGTTTCTATCAGTTAAGTTAACTTGTGTCATGACGGTTTTGCCAGCAATGGTCATTGGCAAGGTGATGGTTGGGCGCAGAATCGGTTCTTTTTGTGTTCGATTGCGAATCACGCCAACACGTTCTATTGGTCTAGTCACCTTAATGCTCTCACCCGTGTGCGGATGCTTAATGGTGAAAGTCACTTCAACACCGTAAGGGGCAAAAAGTTCAGCATTCCAATCATCGTAATCGACATCATCAATAGGAGCGAAGTCGATCAGCGCTTTCATCAGCTTGTGATCTTTGAGTTGGCTAAACTGGGGATCAGAGCTGGAAACGTGAATGTTGGTAGCATGCATCGATGTCGTGTCTGCGCCAGTATCAATCTTACCAGCAAATGAAACCCCTTTTAGCGCCTCGATCTCTTCGAGATAAACGCTTTCTACCCGCCCTAAGACAAGTTTGTCATCAAGGGTGTAAACAGGAGACTGGGTAGAAGCATTGATCGCAGCGCTAGCTTGATCAGCTAAGGCCAAAGGAGAAGCTAAGGATACAGATAGTACAGAAAGGGCCAGTAAGATTTTTTTCATAGCGGTTCCAACTACTCGTTATTCGCACAAGGTCTTGAACGAAATTAGTTCCATTTTTCAGATCTAAGTTCTGACTTATCTCTATTTCTGACACAACTTTCACATAATTGCCAAACTATTGGCAAAACAATTGCGTAACCTTGCTCGCGGTAACAAAAAGTATTGGGTTTTACATCAAGAATCCCAATATAAAGAAGGTTAAAATACAACAAGAGATTCAACGGATGAGCCAAGCTATCTGTAATTTGATTGCTCAGGAACTGAGTGTTCGACCTGAGCAGGTCACTGCTGCTGTTAACCTCATTGATGATGGAAACACAGTCCCTTTTATTGCCCGCTACCGTAAAGAAGTCACGGGTGGATTGGATGATACTCAGCTGCGTAACCTTGATAGCCGTTTATCCTACCTACGCGAGCTAGATGAGCGTCGCCAAACCATTCTTAAATCGATTCAAGAGCAGGGTAAGTTAACCTCTGAACTTGAAGCTGAGATAGCACAGGCAGACAGTAAAACACGTCTTGAAGACCTTTACTTGCCATACAAACCAAAGCGTCGTACTAAAGGCCAAATCGCGATCGAGGCAGGCTTAGAGCCGCTAGCAGATAAGCTTTGGAATCAGCCGCAAACCGAACCTGAAGCGGAAGCGGCAAATTACCTAGATGCAGACAAAGGCATTGCTGATACCAAAGCAGCTCTGGATGGTGCTCGTGCTATCGTGATGGAGCGAGTCGCTGAGGATGCCAATCTACTAGAGAAAATTCGTGCTTATCTGAATCGCAACGCGGAACTCGTCGCTAAAGTGGTCGACGGCAAAGAGCGCGAAGGTGAGAAATTTAAAGATTACTTTGAGCACAATGAAGCGTTGAGTAAAGTGCCATCGCACCGCGCCCTAGCCATGTTGCGTGGTCGAAATGAAGGTTTCTTAACCCTTGCGATGAATGCTGACCCTGCGCAGGAAGAAGGCGTTCGTCAGTCTCATTGTGAGACGATTATTAGTGACCACTATGGTATATCCCTAAGCAGTGCTCCGGCAGATGGTTGGCGTAAGCAGGTGATCAGCTGGGCATGGCGCATCAAAGTTTCGATGCACATGGAAACTGAATTGATGGGTGCGATGAAAGAGCGTGCAGAGATTGAAGCGATTGAGGTTTTTGCCACTAACCTGAAAGATCTGCTGATGGCTGCACCTGCGGGTCCTCGTGCCACACTTGGCCTTGATCCTGGTCTTCGTACTGGTTCGAAAATTGCCGTGGTCGATTCAACCGGTAAAGTGCTAGCAACCGAAACCATCTACCCTCATCCGCCACAAAAGCAATATGATAAATCAGCGCAAATTGTTGATGCTTTAGTACGTAAGTACAACGTGGATTTGATTGCGATTGGCAATGGTACTGCTTCACGTGAAACTGACAGCTTTGTCGCTGACCTGATTAAACGTGGCAACCTCAAGGTGCAGAAAATCATGGTTAGCGAAGCGGGTGCATCGGTTTACTCGGCGTCAGAGCTAGCAGCAAAAGAGTTCCCGAACTTAGATGTGTCACTGCGTGGTGCGGTGTCGATTGCTCGCCGTTTGCAAGATCCACTGGCTGAATTAGTTAAGATTGACCCTAAATCGATTGGTGTGGGTCAGTATCAGCATGATGTTAGCCAATCTATGTTGGCAAAACGTCTTGATGCGGTAGTCGAAGACTGTGTGAATGCTGTTGGTGTCGACGTGAATACAGCATCACCGGCTCTGCTAACTCGCGTAGCTGGCCTATCAAGCACAATTGCGCAAAACATTGTTGACTACCGTGATGAGAATGGCCGCTTTGAAGCGCGTACCACGCTGAAAAAAGTCGCGCGTCTTGGGCCTAAGGCATTTGAGCAGTGTGCGGGTTTCCTGCGCATTATGGATGGTAAGAACCCCCTTGATGCCTCTTCTGTTCACCCAGAAGCGTACCCTGTGGTAAAAGCGATTGCTGAGAAAAACAGCAAAAATGTCAAAGCGCTGATTGGTGATACTCAGTTCCTACGCGGACTTCACGCTGTCGATTACACCGATGAGAACTTTGGTGTTCCAACCGTGAGCGACATCATTAAAGAGCTCGATAAGCCGGGTCGCGATCCTCGCCCTGAGTTTAAGACAGCCACATTCGCTGATGGCGTAAATCAGGTTTCTGATCTTGAACCTGGTATGGTGTTAGAAGGGGTAGTGTCTAACGTTGCGAACTTTGGTGCCTTTGTTGATATCGGCGTTCACCAAGATGGTTTAGTACACATCTCTGCGCTGACGGACCGTTACGTTTCGGACCCACGAGAAGTGGTTAAAGCGGGCGATATCGTCAAGGTGAAAGTGATGGAAGTGGATGTGCAGCGTAAACGTATTGGTCTTTCAATGCGCTTAACCGATGAGCCAGGGCAGGACAATCGAACTCAGCGTTCAAGTGCTCCACGTGGTCAGCAGCGTCAACAGCAAGGTGGTCAACGCCGCCGTGATGAGTCGTCGAACAATAACAGTGCTATGGGTGGTGCATTCGCAGCTGCCTTTGCAAAAGCTAAGCGTTAAGTTGTTGCGCTAAAAATATAAATCCCCGTAGTAGCGATACTAGCGGGGATTTTTTTCGGCATTACCTTATCGAACCAGGGAACGACAAGGTACTACAACACCGCAATTACATCAGAAGGGGTATTTGGGGCCACGGCATCTCCGTAATGAAATTTAATCACGGTTCTGCGTTTTTCCATCATCCCCTCTGTTATCGCCGCATCGATTATGCGCCTCGGTAAACGAAAACGCATGGCATAGCCTTTACCTTGATGTTCGCTATAACTTTCCAGTGCCAACAGTTGGAATAGCCTTTCGAGGGTATCTTTAGGTTCTTCCTGAGAAACTGCAACCACACTCCCACTTTCTTCCGTCTCATAGCTTGGGTGCTCTGAGGGATCCCATGAGGATTGCTTTCGCCGTTTATCGTCTGCTGTTACCTTTCGTTCTGCGTTGCTCTTGGTCAATGCAATCGTTGGTGCAATTGGCTCTCGGACTTTATTGTCGCGCGCCGCTTGCTCCGTTTGCACATTAACCGATGGGGCGATGAGTGGAACGCTTACGTTCGTAGGTGATACGAGCATTCATTAACCTCCTCACGCCCAACCTGAGAGTGGTAACTCTTTCGGTTAGTTTATTTATCGACCAGTTAGGGCAAAGGTTTAGCGCAGATTTTTATTTTTTGTACATTGTTCATTTAATGCTTTAGCGATCAAGGAATTGGTGTACTTGCTGACAAAATGACTCGAATTCAGTCATAAACGGCGCATGAGAAGAGTCGGTGAAAATGTAGCTATCGCTGTTTGGCGCGAGGCTATCGACATCACTGGCGACTTTAGCAGGCACAAGGCCATCTAAGCGGCCATAGAGACGTAGCATCGGAATGGTTAGGCTTTCTAGCTCAGCACGATAGTCGATATCGGCTAACAGTTGTAAACCTGCTAACAGAGAGGTTGGGTTTGGTGTTGGTCTTGAGAGAACGGCTTTTTTCAGCTGTTTGACATCTTGTCTTGCTGAAGGGCTCCCCATCGCCTGCAAGGCCATAAAACGTTCGATAGTCAGTTGGAAATCATCAACCAATTGTTCGGTAAACGCACTTAACACATTCGGTTGAATGCCGCGCCAGGGTCTCTCGGCGGCAAATTTGGGTGAGCTTGCGACAGTAATCAGCTTTTCGACTCGTTGTGGGGCATTAAGTGCAATATGGGTTGCCAGTAAACCGCCTAGTGACCAGCCAAGCCAGATCGCTTTCTCAGGTGCGTGCAGCAAGACTTGCTCAGCGAGATCATGCATATTCTCGAAACTAGACTGATGGCTATGACCAAACCCTGGTAGGTCGACCACATGGACACAAAAATGCTGGCTAAGAACTTCAACTGTCTGCTGCCAAACCGCGCCATTCATTCCCCAACCATGGAGTAGCACTAGGTCATCACCTTGACCTTGGGATTGCCAATACAAAGATTCACGGTTGTTCTCAGTTTGTAGCACTTTTTCCATCCTCTCGCTCTCAGTCCTGTCTAGACAATCATCAAATACTGTTTCAATGGAGTGGGGTTATGTTAACTCAAAAGGTAGTGAAACACATCGCCGACCTGTT encodes:
- the ompR gene encoding osmolarity response regulator transcription factor OmpR encodes the protein MQENHKILVVDDDARLRALLERYLSEQGFQVRSVANSEQMDRLLTRETFHLMVLDLMLPGEDGLSICRRLRNANSTLPILMLTAKGDEIDRIVGLEVGADDYLPKPFNPRELLARIKAVLRRQTTELPGAPSSEESVVEFGDFRLNLGTREMFRGDEAMPLTSGEFAVLKALVTNAREPMSRDKLMNMARGREYSAMERSIDVQISRLRRMLEVDPSKPRYIQTVWGLGYVFVPDGKEA
- the greB gene encoding transcription elongation factor GreB, giving the protein MKTNLITREGFDRLKKELDFLWKEERPEVTKKVTWAASLGDRSENADYQYNKKRLREIDRRVRYLRKRLEQVKVVDYSPQQEGKVFFGAWVEIENEAGEVKAFRIVGPDEIYGDAKGYISIDSPMARALLKKEVDDEFSVKTPEGYKEWFVNTIRYSAE
- a CDS encoding putative ATP-dependent zinc protease, whose product is MKKILLALSVLSVSLASPLALADQASAAINASTQSPVYTLDDKLVLGRVESVYLEEIEALKGVSFAGKIDTGADTTSMHATNIHVSSSDPQFSQLKDHKLMKALIDFAPIDDVDYDDWNAELFAPYGVEVTFTIKHPHTGESIKVTRPIERVGVIRNRTQKEPILRPTITLPMTIAGKTVMTQVNLTDRNQFSAPILIGKTFLDNNAWVYAGYDYLQEQKNAQLVGKKESVEIAGVKQKISYSLQNNYSSLHATNINIDSNKQLVSFDVEDGNGSSETLTLPLVRMLNVSGKKRPMVFVPIDTNGAETQYWFVYLTDRSKLNSQLRLGKGTLNRRFMIDTSATSLLSGKPKTISSKSKAMQVSGEESLLLDGIELTAEPSLVVKTPLLKVASFEIFEKKGKEWVTYYLTDQNGEAKQFSKPINKTLKVGDSTRPVVFGTFTLYGEKVELPYAIDVLDEDETSDYFIIGQKMSKNGVLINTRTDHLLDSYPLFKAGHIEVAQVEGLSFPVKLDTGADVSSINAQNIKQFEKDGKPMVSFSYQNDLGMEKDFTLEVVDSMKIRAKKGEKPTIRPVVEMQVKLGELEKKIRVNLKDRSRFHYSMILGKNFLKYGAVVGSEHNYILTEKPDYEK
- a CDS encoding Tex family protein, which encodes MSQAICNLIAQELSVRPEQVTAAVNLIDDGNTVPFIARYRKEVTGGLDDTQLRNLDSRLSYLRELDERRQTILKSIQEQGKLTSELEAEIAQADSKTRLEDLYLPYKPKRRTKGQIAIEAGLEPLADKLWNQPQTEPEAEAANYLDADKGIADTKAALDGARAIVMERVAEDANLLEKIRAYLNRNAELVAKVVDGKEREGEKFKDYFEHNEALSKVPSHRALAMLRGRNEGFLTLAMNADPAQEEGVRQSHCETIISDHYGISLSSAPADGWRKQVISWAWRIKVSMHMETELMGAMKERAEIEAIEVFATNLKDLLMAAPAGPRATLGLDPGLRTGSKIAVVDSTGKVLATETIYPHPPQKQYDKSAQIVDALVRKYNVDLIAIGNGTASRETDSFVADLIKRGNLKVQKIMVSEAGASVYSASELAAKEFPNLDVSLRGAVSIARRLQDPLAELVKIDPKSIGVGQYQHDVSQSMLAKRLDAVVEDCVNAVGVDVNTASPALLTRVAGLSSTIAQNIVDYRDENGRFEARTTLKKVARLGPKAFEQCAGFLRIMDGKNPLDASSVHPEAYPVVKAIAEKNSKNVKALIGDTQFLRGLHAVDYTDENFGVPTVSDIIKELDKPGRDPRPEFKTATFADGVNQVSDLEPGMVLEGVVSNVANFGAFVDIGVHQDGLVHISALTDRYVSDPREVVKAGDIVKVKVMEVDVQRKRIGLSMRLTDEPGQDNRTQRSSAPRGQQRQQQGGQRRRDESSNNNSAMGGAFAAAFAKAKR
- the bioH gene encoding pimeloyl-ACP methyl ester esterase BioH: MEKVLQTENNRESLYWQSQGQGDDLVLLHGWGMNGAVWQQTVEVLSQHFCVHVVDLPGFGHSHQSSFENMHDLAEQVLLHAPEKAIWLGWSLGGLLATHIALNAPQRVEKLITVASSPKFAAERPWRGIQPNVLSAFTEQLVDDFQLTIERFMALQAMGSPSARQDVKQLKKAVLSRPTPNPTSLLAGLQLLADIDYRAELESLTIPMLRLYGRLDGLVPAKVASDVDSLAPNSDSYIFTDSSHAPFMTEFESFCQQVHQFLDR